A genome region from Megalobrama amblycephala isolate DHTTF-2021 linkage group LG16, ASM1881202v1, whole genome shotgun sequence includes the following:
- the LOC125249197 gene encoding alpha-2-macroglobulin-like isoform X2 yields MDTNFAPLDQQYSTVILEDSQGNRIGQWTNVSSTRWILQRSYELNPEARQGMYKLKAFISDRMISHDFEVKKYVLPKFEVTVKSPKKVSIEEEELIIEVCGKYTYGQPVPGKSWVKVCRKNLPYQSHHTSQVFFEETIEIKKTGCAVHTLDTSVFLNATLNDRFQNSLDVEAMVTEEGTEITMTKSESVSLTYEIGKVIFTDLPKTYEHGSVIEGKIELSNFKGAPIQNKEVYLMEGPTWSPKLLLNLTTDSDGLASFSFNTSSHPKSDINLIASAYPEVRYSRNKPYISADRKIVQLLQPAAPYNPTLSELIIEDTEQPLKCDSEFTATIKYYFVGETIEDFKTDIVYMVLSRGVIVHHGYEKVEVKSSNGVASDTMSFKLSISADLAPVVQILVYCVLPSENVVASSKNFNTEKCFKNKVSLQFSPAKAVPGEKNTLQLSAQPGSLCGLSAVDQSVLILKSGERLDTDKIFNLLPVKSGSDYPYSVEDEQECLHVRSRRAVPTDNAYESLKRVGLKMATNLVVRVPRCLSYRGLTYHRHRFHVGYRTRGPMRMRISGGANSGAEDTDSPAVTIRTVFPETWIWDLAEVGDSGSVQVPVTVPDTITSWETEAFCLSSEGLGLAPPAQLTVFQPFFLELSLPYSIIRGEIFELKATVFNYLSKCIMVKVTPAPSSDYTLKASSDDQYSSCLCANGRKTFKWILTPSVLGVLNITVSAEAEASQTVCDNEIVSVPERGRIDTVTRSLLVQAEGTENTETHSWLLCPKGDSLSEEVALTLPKDVIEGSARSTVSVIGDILGRALRNLHGLLRMPYGCGEQNMAVLSPNIYILQYLENTEQLTSAIRERATGFLKSGYQRQLNYRHNSGAYSTFGYGEENTWLTAFVLRSFGRAQKYIFIDPQIIQSAKNWLINRRDSDGCFIQQGRLFNNRMKGGVNDNVTMTAYITASLLELETPVTDPVVSKGLSCLRSVIEDVKNIYTTALLTYTFSLARDTDTRQQLFKKLEDVAISDGSLLHWSQSASADDSDSLAVEISSYVLLAVLTADSVTSADLGYANRIVSWLVKQQNAYGGFSSTQDTVVALQALSLYATKVFSSDGSSTVTVQSAGDSHHFEVNQDNKLLYQEKQLQNVPAKYSIEVKGSTCVSVQMAQFYNIPTPTGAKTLSIEAKIEGDCKKSSGQYLLLNFTVKYDGPQARTNMVIVDIKLLSGFTAETSMLKPQSTSSESLVERVDSKDDHVIVYLKEVPKNIAVNHQLQLKQILPVKNRKPAVIKVYDYYQTSDLVETEYSSHCE; encoded by the exons ATGGATACAAACTTTGCACCCCTTGATCAGCAG TATAGTACAGTGATTCTTGAG GACAGTCAAGGTAACCGGATTGGTCAATGGACAAATGTTTCTTCAACAAGGTGGATTTTGCAGCGTTCTTATGAATTAAACCCAGAGGCCCGTCAAGGCATGTACAAACTGAAGGCTTTTATTAGTGACAGGATGATCTCACATGATTTTGAGGTGAAAAAATATG TTTTGCCTAAGTTTGAAGTTACTGTAAAAAGCCCAAAAAAAGTCAGCATTGAAGAAGAGGAACTGATAATTGAGGTTTGCGGAAA ATACACTTACGGACAGCCTGTACCTGGTAAATCATGGGTGAAAGTGTGTCGTAAAAACTTGCCCTACCAAAGCCATCACACCAGTCAAGTGTTTTTTGAGGAAACCATTGAG ATAAAAAAGACAGGCTGTGCCGTCCATACCTTAGATACATCAGTCTTTCTGAACGCCACACTAAACGACAGGTTTCAGAATTCTCTTGATGTTGAGGCAATGGTTACAGAAGAAGGAACAG AGATCACCATGACCAAATCTGAATCTGTATCTCTCACTTATGAAATTGGTAAAGTCATATTTACTGACCTGCCCAAAACATATGAACATGGATCAGTTATAGAAGGAAAA ATCGAACTCTCAAATTTCAAAGGCGCACCGATTCAAAACAAAGAGGTTTATCTTATGGAGGGTCCCACTTGGTCCCCAAAACTGCTCCTAAATCTCACTACAGACAGCGATGGACTGGCCAGCTTCTCTTTTAATACTTCCAGTCATCCTAAAAGTGATATTAATCTGATT GCAAGTGCCTATCCAGAGGTCCGTTATAGCCGCAACAAGCCTTACATTTCTGCGGATAGAAAAATAGTTCAGCTTCTCCAGCCTGCCGCTCCATACAATCCAACACTAAGTGAACTGATTATAGAGGATACTGAGCAACCATTAAAGTGTGACTCTGAGTTTACAGCCACCATCAAGTATTATTTTGTTGGAGAGACAATTGAAGACTTCAAAACAGACATTGTCTATATG GTCTTGTCCAGAGGAGTGATCGTTCATCATGGATATGAGAAGGTTGAAGTGAAATCTTCTAATGGAGTAGCAAGTGACACAATGTCATTCAAACTGTCTATTAGTGCAGATCTGGCTCCAGTAGTGCAGATTCTGGTGTACTGTGTTCTGCCCAGTGAAAATGTTGTTGCTAGTAGCAAAAATTTCAACACTGAAAAGTGTTTCAAAAACAAG GTGTCTCTGCAGTTTTCTCCTGCTAAAGCAGTTCCTGGTGAGAAAAACACTCTCCAGCTCTCAGCTCAGCCTGGTTCACTGTGCGGCCTCAGTGCTGTAGATCAGAGCGTCCTGATCCTGAAGTCAGGAGAACGCCTGGATACTGACAAG ATCTTCAACCTGCTGCCAGTGAAATCGGGGTCAGATTATCCTTATAGTGTTGAAGATGAGCAGGAGTGTCTGCATGTGAGATCCCGTCGAGCTGTGCCGACAGATAACGCCTACGAATCCTTAAAG AGAGTGGGATTGAAGATGGCAACAAATTTGGTTGTGCGAGTCCCTCGGTGTCTGTCATACAGAGGCTTGACGTATCACCGTCACCGATTCCATG TGGGGTATCGTACTCGTGGTCCAATGAGAATGAGGATTTCAGGAGGGGCTAATTCAGGTGCAGAAGACACAGATTCTCCAGCAGTGACGATTCGGACCGTCTTTCCAGAAACATGGATCTGGGACCTTGCTGAAGTGGG GGACTCTGGATCAGTTCAGGTTCCTGTCACGGTTCCTGACACCATCACCTCATGGGAGACGGAGGCCTTCTGTCTGTCCTCTGAAGGTCTGGGTCTGGCTCCTCCTGCTCAGCTGACAGTTTTCCAGCCCTTCTTCCTGGAGCTCTCTCTGCCTTACTCCATCATCCGTGGGGAGATCTTtgagctgaaggccactgtcTTCAACTATCTGTCCAAGTGCATCATG GTTAAAGTGACTCCAGCTCCTTCCTCAGACTACACTCTCAAAGCCTCCTCTGATGATCAGTATTCATCCTGTCTATGTGCTAATGGAAGAAAAACCTTTAAATGGATCCTCACTCCTTCTGTTCTTG GAGTCTTGAATATTACAGTCAGTGCAGAGGCAGAGGCGTCCCAGACTGTGTGTGACAATGAGATTGTGAGCGTCCCAGAGAGAGGGCGCATTGACACGGTCACACGAAGTCTGCTTGTACAG GCTGAAGGAACTGAAAACACAGAGACTCACAGCTGGTTACTGTGTCCAAAGG GTGACAGTCTCTCAGAGGAAGTGGCTCTGACTCTTCCTAAAGATGTGATAGAGGGATCAGCCAGATCCACTGTTTCAGTCATTG GAGACATATTGGGTCGGGCACTGAGGAATCTTCACGGATTATTACGGATGCCGTACGGCTGTGGGGAACAAAACATGGCTGTTCTTTCTCCCAATATTTACATTCTGCAGTATCTGGAGAACACGGAGCAGCTCACCTCAGCCATCCGAGAGAGAGCCACCGGCTTCCTGAAGAGCG GATACCAGAGACAACTGAATTATAGGCATAACAGTGGAGCATACAGCACATTTGGTTACGGAGAAGAGAATACTTG GTTGACTGCTTTTGTCCTGAGGTCTTTTGGCAGAGCAcagaaatacatatttattgaTCCACAAATTATTCAGAGTGCAAAGAACTGGTTAATAAACAGACGGGATTCAGACGGCTGTTTTATCCAACAGGGAAGACTGTTCAACAACAGAATGAAg GGTGGAGTGAATGATAATGTGACCATGACTGCCTACATTACTGCATCATTGCTTGAGCTGGAAACTCCAGTCACT GATCCTGTCGTCAGTAAAGGTTTGTCATGCTTGAGGTCCGTCATTGAGGATGTCAAAAACATTTACACCACTGCTCTGCTCACCTACACTTTCAGTCTGGCTAGAGACACGGACACTCGACAGCAGCTTTTCAAGAAACTGGAGGATGTTGCTATTTCAGACG GGTCTCTTCTCCACTGGTCTCAGTCTGCATCTGCTGATGACTCTGATTCTCTGGCAGTGGAGATCAGCTCATATGTGCTGCTAGCTGTTCTCACTGCAGATTCAGTCACTTCAGCTGATCTGGGCTATGCTAACAGGATTGTCAGCTGGCTTGTGAAGCAGCAGAATGCCTATGGAGGATTCTCCTCCACACAG GACACAGTCGTGGCTCTTCAGGCTCTGTCTTTGTACGCCACCAAAGTGTTCAGCTCTGATGGCTCCAGCACAGTGACTGTACAGTCAGCAGGAGACTCTCACCACTTTGAGGTCAATCAGGACAACAAGTTACTGTACCAGGAGAAGCAGCTGCAGAACGTTCCAGCCAAATACAGCATTGAAGTGAAGGGCTCGACCTGTGTGTCTGTGCAG ATGGCTCAGTTCTACAACATTCCCACTCCTACTGGAGCTAAAACATTGAGCATTGAAGCTAAGATTGAAGGAGATTGCAAGAAATCCTCTGGACAGTACCTATTGTTAAACTTCACTGTGAA ATATGATGGTCCACAGGCAAGAACTAACATGGTCATTGTGGATATTAAACTCTTGTCAGGATTCACAGCTGAAACATCAATG CTTAAACCTCAAAGCACTTCAAGCGAATCACTTGTGGAACGGGTCGATTCTAAAGATGATCATGTCATCGTGTATTTGAAAGAG gttccaaaaaatattGCAGTCAATCACCAGTTACAATTAAAACAGATTCTTCCAGTGAAGAATCGCAAGCCAGCTGTGATTAAAGTGTATGATTACTACCAAACAA GTGATCTGGTGGAGACTGAGTATTCATCTCACTGTGAATGA
- the LOC125249197 gene encoding alpha-2-macroglobulin-like isoform X1, with protein sequence MALNFSCCWKDLLLLSFLLICVNGQTSRPSFMVTFPAVIESGSEAKLCASFLNPNESLVMNIHLVHGDQSTLLLQEKAEEEFHRCFNFKAPLVEAESVQKMKVELQGETFKMTEETKVMFKPYHPLTFIQTDKPIYLPGQTVNFRVVTMDTNFAPLDQQYSTVILEDSQGNRIGQWTNVSSTRWILQRSYELNPEARQGMYKLKAFISDRMISHDFEVKKYVLPKFEVTVKSPKKVSIEEEELIIEVCGKYTYGQPVPGKSWVKVCRKNLPYQSHHTSQVFFEETIEIKKTGCAVHTLDTSVFLNATLNDRFQNSLDVEAMVTEEGTEITMTKSESVSLTYEIGKVIFTDLPKTYEHGSVIEGKIELSNFKGAPIQNKEVYLMEGPTWSPKLLLNLTTDSDGLASFSFNTSSHPKSDINLIASAYPEVRYSRNKPYISADRKIVQLLQPAAPYNPTLSELIIEDTEQPLKCDSEFTATIKYYFVGETIEDFKTDIVYMVLSRGVIVHHGYEKVEVKSSNGVASDTMSFKLSISADLAPVVQILVYCVLPSENVVASSKNFNTEKCFKNKVSLQFSPAKAVPGEKNTLQLSAQPGSLCGLSAVDQSVLILKSGERLDTDKIFNLLPVKSGSDYPYSVEDEQECLHVRSRRAVPTDNAYESLKRVGLKMATNLVVRVPRCLSYRGLTYHRHRFHVGYRTRGPMRMRISGGANSGAEDTDSPAVTIRTVFPETWIWDLAEVGDSGSVQVPVTVPDTITSWETEAFCLSSEGLGLAPPAQLTVFQPFFLELSLPYSIIRGEIFELKATVFNYLSKCIMVKVTPAPSSDYTLKASSDDQYSSCLCANGRKTFKWILTPSVLGVLNITVSAEAEASQTVCDNEIVSVPERGRIDTVTRSLLVQAEGTENTETHSWLLCPKGDSLSEEVALTLPKDVIEGSARSTVSVIGDILGRALRNLHGLLRMPYGCGEQNMAVLSPNIYILQYLENTEQLTSAIRERATGFLKSGYQRQLNYRHNSGAYSTFGYGEENTWLTAFVLRSFGRAQKYIFIDPQIIQSAKNWLINRRDSDGCFIQQGRLFNNRMKGGVNDNVTMTAYITASLLELETPVTDPVVSKGLSCLRSVIEDVKNIYTTALLTYTFSLARDTDTRQQLFKKLEDVAISDGSLLHWSQSASADDSDSLAVEISSYVLLAVLTADSVTSADLGYANRIVSWLVKQQNAYGGFSSTQDTVVALQALSLYATKVFSSDGSSTVTVQSAGDSHHFEVNQDNKLLYQEKQLQNVPAKYSIEVKGSTCVSVQMAQFYNIPTPTGAKTLSIEAKIEGDCKKSSGQYLLLNFTVKYDGPQARTNMVIVDIKLLSGFTAETSMLKPQSTSSESLVERVDSKDDHVIVYLKEVPKNIAVNHQLQLKQILPVKNRKPAVIKVYDYYQTSDLVETEYSSHCE encoded by the exons tgaaCTTCAGAGTTGTTACCATGGATACAAACTTTGCACCCCTTGATCAGCAG TATAGTACAGTGATTCTTGAG GACAGTCAAGGTAACCGGATTGGTCAATGGACAAATGTTTCTTCAACAAGGTGGATTTTGCAGCGTTCTTATGAATTAAACCCAGAGGCCCGTCAAGGCATGTACAAACTGAAGGCTTTTATTAGTGACAGGATGATCTCACATGATTTTGAGGTGAAAAAATATG TTTTGCCTAAGTTTGAAGTTACTGTAAAAAGCCCAAAAAAAGTCAGCATTGAAGAAGAGGAACTGATAATTGAGGTTTGCGGAAA ATACACTTACGGACAGCCTGTACCTGGTAAATCATGGGTGAAAGTGTGTCGTAAAAACTTGCCCTACCAAAGCCATCACACCAGTCAAGTGTTTTTTGAGGAAACCATTGAG ATAAAAAAGACAGGCTGTGCCGTCCATACCTTAGATACATCAGTCTTTCTGAACGCCACACTAAACGACAGGTTTCAGAATTCTCTTGATGTTGAGGCAATGGTTACAGAAGAAGGAACAG AGATCACCATGACCAAATCTGAATCTGTATCTCTCACTTATGAAATTGGTAAAGTCATATTTACTGACCTGCCCAAAACATATGAACATGGATCAGTTATAGAAGGAAAA ATCGAACTCTCAAATTTCAAAGGCGCACCGATTCAAAACAAAGAGGTTTATCTTATGGAGGGTCCCACTTGGTCCCCAAAACTGCTCCTAAATCTCACTACAGACAGCGATGGACTGGCCAGCTTCTCTTTTAATACTTCCAGTCATCCTAAAAGTGATATTAATCTGATT GCAAGTGCCTATCCAGAGGTCCGTTATAGCCGCAACAAGCCTTACATTTCTGCGGATAGAAAAATAGTTCAGCTTCTCCAGCCTGCCGCTCCATACAATCCAACACTAAGTGAACTGATTATAGAGGATACTGAGCAACCATTAAAGTGTGACTCTGAGTTTACAGCCACCATCAAGTATTATTTTGTTGGAGAGACAATTGAAGACTTCAAAACAGACATTGTCTATATG GTCTTGTCCAGAGGAGTGATCGTTCATCATGGATATGAGAAGGTTGAAGTGAAATCTTCTAATGGAGTAGCAAGTGACACAATGTCATTCAAACTGTCTATTAGTGCAGATCTGGCTCCAGTAGTGCAGATTCTGGTGTACTGTGTTCTGCCCAGTGAAAATGTTGTTGCTAGTAGCAAAAATTTCAACACTGAAAAGTGTTTCAAAAACAAG GTGTCTCTGCAGTTTTCTCCTGCTAAAGCAGTTCCTGGTGAGAAAAACACTCTCCAGCTCTCAGCTCAGCCTGGTTCACTGTGCGGCCTCAGTGCTGTAGATCAGAGCGTCCTGATCCTGAAGTCAGGAGAACGCCTGGATACTGACAAG ATCTTCAACCTGCTGCCAGTGAAATCGGGGTCAGATTATCCTTATAGTGTTGAAGATGAGCAGGAGTGTCTGCATGTGAGATCCCGTCGAGCTGTGCCGACAGATAACGCCTACGAATCCTTAAAG AGAGTGGGATTGAAGATGGCAACAAATTTGGTTGTGCGAGTCCCTCGGTGTCTGTCATACAGAGGCTTGACGTATCACCGTCACCGATTCCATG TGGGGTATCGTACTCGTGGTCCAATGAGAATGAGGATTTCAGGAGGGGCTAATTCAGGTGCAGAAGACACAGATTCTCCAGCAGTGACGATTCGGACCGTCTTTCCAGAAACATGGATCTGGGACCTTGCTGAAGTGGG GGACTCTGGATCAGTTCAGGTTCCTGTCACGGTTCCTGACACCATCACCTCATGGGAGACGGAGGCCTTCTGTCTGTCCTCTGAAGGTCTGGGTCTGGCTCCTCCTGCTCAGCTGACAGTTTTCCAGCCCTTCTTCCTGGAGCTCTCTCTGCCTTACTCCATCATCCGTGGGGAGATCTTtgagctgaaggccactgtcTTCAACTATCTGTCCAAGTGCATCATG GTTAAAGTGACTCCAGCTCCTTCCTCAGACTACACTCTCAAAGCCTCCTCTGATGATCAGTATTCATCCTGTCTATGTGCTAATGGAAGAAAAACCTTTAAATGGATCCTCACTCCTTCTGTTCTTG GAGTCTTGAATATTACAGTCAGTGCAGAGGCAGAGGCGTCCCAGACTGTGTGTGACAATGAGATTGTGAGCGTCCCAGAGAGAGGGCGCATTGACACGGTCACACGAAGTCTGCTTGTACAG GCTGAAGGAACTGAAAACACAGAGACTCACAGCTGGTTACTGTGTCCAAAGG GTGACAGTCTCTCAGAGGAAGTGGCTCTGACTCTTCCTAAAGATGTGATAGAGGGATCAGCCAGATCCACTGTTTCAGTCATTG GAGACATATTGGGTCGGGCACTGAGGAATCTTCACGGATTATTACGGATGCCGTACGGCTGTGGGGAACAAAACATGGCTGTTCTTTCTCCCAATATTTACATTCTGCAGTATCTGGAGAACACGGAGCAGCTCACCTCAGCCATCCGAGAGAGAGCCACCGGCTTCCTGAAGAGCG GATACCAGAGACAACTGAATTATAGGCATAACAGTGGAGCATACAGCACATTTGGTTACGGAGAAGAGAATACTTG GTTGACTGCTTTTGTCCTGAGGTCTTTTGGCAGAGCAcagaaatacatatttattgaTCCACAAATTATTCAGAGTGCAAAGAACTGGTTAATAAACAGACGGGATTCAGACGGCTGTTTTATCCAACAGGGAAGACTGTTCAACAACAGAATGAAg GGTGGAGTGAATGATAATGTGACCATGACTGCCTACATTACTGCATCATTGCTTGAGCTGGAAACTCCAGTCACT GATCCTGTCGTCAGTAAAGGTTTGTCATGCTTGAGGTCCGTCATTGAGGATGTCAAAAACATTTACACCACTGCTCTGCTCACCTACACTTTCAGTCTGGCTAGAGACACGGACACTCGACAGCAGCTTTTCAAGAAACTGGAGGATGTTGCTATTTCAGACG GGTCTCTTCTCCACTGGTCTCAGTCTGCATCTGCTGATGACTCTGATTCTCTGGCAGTGGAGATCAGCTCATATGTGCTGCTAGCTGTTCTCACTGCAGATTCAGTCACTTCAGCTGATCTGGGCTATGCTAACAGGATTGTCAGCTGGCTTGTGAAGCAGCAGAATGCCTATGGAGGATTCTCCTCCACACAG GACACAGTCGTGGCTCTTCAGGCTCTGTCTTTGTACGCCACCAAAGTGTTCAGCTCTGATGGCTCCAGCACAGTGACTGTACAGTCAGCAGGAGACTCTCACCACTTTGAGGTCAATCAGGACAACAAGTTACTGTACCAGGAGAAGCAGCTGCAGAACGTTCCAGCCAAATACAGCATTGAAGTGAAGGGCTCGACCTGTGTGTCTGTGCAG ATGGCTCAGTTCTACAACATTCCCACTCCTACTGGAGCTAAAACATTGAGCATTGAAGCTAAGATTGAAGGAGATTGCAAGAAATCCTCTGGACAGTACCTATTGTTAAACTTCACTGTGAA ATATGATGGTCCACAGGCAAGAACTAACATGGTCATTGTGGATATTAAACTCTTGTCAGGATTCACAGCTGAAACATCAATG CTTAAACCTCAAAGCACTTCAAGCGAATCACTTGTGGAACGGGTCGATTCTAAAGATGATCATGTCATCGTGTATTTGAAAGAG gttccaaaaaatattGCAGTCAATCACCAGTTACAATTAAAACAGATTCTTCCAGTGAAGAATCGCAAGCCAGCTGTGATTAAAGTGTATGATTACTACCAAACAA GTGATCTGGTGGAGACTGAGTATTCATCTCACTGTGAATGA